In Bradyrhizobium sp. CCBAU 051011, the following are encoded in one genomic region:
- a CDS encoding outer membrane beta-barrel protein, with product MQSKFLFWGAATAALVASGVVNSADLRPVVSVPPALWSWTGGYIGGHVGGGYGRTSFSDPYGLSIYGDVVNTPVFLAGGQIGYNWQTNGWVLGAELDASHAVSDGTNSCLAFSATVVIATCKASPNVFVTGTARIGYTFGLQGHTLAYVKAGVAWQNNRGDIANNNEFRDRDFAGFPQHTTRFGYGRFGGTVGVGLEQALTPAWSVKFEYDYMGFGGPHLETPPTMQFPPLAVIPGNTSSLSSSYHIGKIGLNYHFGAAPRALEWSDASPYSENGTAKAKPIAYTGDWSLEGGSRVWLSRGTFQWDYILAPSMPGDDGIPSSRLTYHGLDGISGEFFGRLDSLWGVFLKGNIGIGRFNKGKMNDEDSSATSDIAYSNTLSSQANGKFMYYTADIGYNFLRGSSYKLGGFVGWTYYGQKSDSMGCKQTASSSPYWICGMPYQQQLIGSQDANWNAPRIGLSAEAMLLERWRVSAEVAYLPWTDFSGRDNHLLRRETVFYDQRGDGGAGVQVEGTLSYFLTRNFSVGVGARYWAIWTKDHSNVTFTCSSCSALGGFYQHLHLRSTAWNDGARSSKPLTSLTETPRSKLRKLRPR from the coding sequence ATGCAATCGAAGTTTCTTTTTTGGGGTGCCGCAACAGCTGCGCTCGTTGCAAGCGGTGTCGTCAACTCGGCCGATCTTAGGCCGGTAGTAAGTGTCCCACCGGCACTCTGGAGCTGGACCGGAGGATATATCGGCGGGCACGTCGGCGGGGGCTACGGCCGGACATCATTCAGTGACCCCTACGGCCTCTCAATTTATGGCGACGTCGTCAATACCCCTGTGTTCCTCGCCGGAGGACAAATCGGCTACAATTGGCAAACGAATGGGTGGGTTCTCGGTGCCGAACTAGACGCGAGCCATGCTGTCTCCGATGGCACAAACAGCTGTCTTGCCTTCTCAGCCACTGTTGTGATCGCCACCTGCAAGGCAAGTCCAAACGTCTTTGTCACAGGGACCGCTCGCATCGGGTACACCTTTGGGCTTCAGGGCCACACGCTGGCCTACGTCAAGGCAGGCGTAGCCTGGCAAAACAATCGTGGCGATATCGCCAACAACAACGAATTCCGGGACAGGGATTTTGCTGGGTTCCCGCAGCACACGACGCGATTCGGTTACGGTCGTTTCGGTGGGACCGTCGGAGTCGGCCTTGAACAAGCGCTCACGCCTGCTTGGTCGGTCAAATTTGAATACGACTATATGGGCTTTGGCGGGCCGCATCTAGAGACCCCACCGACCATGCAGTTTCCGCCCCTTGCAGTCATTCCCGGCAACACCAGCAGCTTATCCAGCAGCTATCACATCGGAAAGATCGGCCTGAACTACCATTTTGGCGCCGCCCCGAGGGCACTGGAGTGGTCCGATGCGTCGCCGTATTCGGAAAACGGGACCGCCAAAGCGAAGCCGATTGCATACACGGGCGATTGGTCGCTCGAAGGCGGCTCACGGGTCTGGCTCAGCCGGGGAACGTTCCAGTGGGACTACATCCTTGCGCCCTCGATGCCTGGAGATGACGGCATTCCTAGTTCAAGGCTCACCTATCACGGCCTGGACGGCATTTCCGGCGAATTTTTCGGGCGTCTCGATAGTCTCTGGGGGGTATTCCTGAAAGGCAACATTGGCATCGGACGCTTCAACAAAGGAAAGATGAACGACGAAGATTCAAGCGCCACCAGCGACATTGCCTACAGCAACACGTTATCGAGCCAGGCGAATGGAAAATTCATGTACTACACGGCCGATATTGGTTACAATTTTCTGCGCGGCAGCAGCTATAAACTGGGTGGATTTGTCGGATGGACCTATTACGGCCAGAAGTCCGATTCGATGGGATGCAAGCAGACCGCCTCGTCCTCGCCGTACTGGATATGCGGGATGCCGTACCAGCAACAGCTCATTGGCAGTCAAGACGCCAATTGGAATGCACCGCGCATCGGTCTTAGCGCGGAGGCTATGCTTCTTGAGCGCTGGCGCGTGAGTGCCGAGGTTGCCTACCTTCCGTGGACCGACTTCAGTGGTCGCGATAACCATCTCCTCCGTCGCGAGACAGTTTTCTACGATCAGCGCGGGGACGGCGGAGCCGGCGTTCAGGTGGAAGGAACTCTATCCTACTTTCTCACCAGGAATTTCAGCGTTGGCGTTGGAGCCCGGTATTGGGCCATATGGACCAAAGACCACAGCAATGTCACCTTCACCTGCAGCAGCTGCAGCGCTTTGGGTGGCTTTTATCAGCACCTACACTTGCGAAGTACAGCATGGAACGATGGGGCACGTTCTTCCAAGCCTCTTACAAGTTTGACTGAAACACCTCGCTCTAAGCTTCGGAAGCTGAGACCACGATGA
- a CDS encoding IS5 family transposase, translated as MKPKERRDGGQADLLRSRLDAIIDLNHALVKLARTIDWSFLEERFGAVYEDKPGRPPLPTRLMAGLAILKHTYDLSDEVLCERWVENPYYQFFCGEEFFQHRLVFDRSSLTRWRQRMGEEKLQALLQESLAVATKTEAIKPSDLNRVIVDTTVQPKNVMFPTDARLLNRAREILVRLAKGAGIKLRQSYGRVGKFALIKHQRYAHAKQFKRANRALRTLRTYLGRVIRDIARKLDGNVGLFDGVALDRMLALARCVLDQKQRQRGPKVYSLHAPEVECIGKGKAHRPYEFGVKVSVATTLSHAKGGQFVTHVKALPGNPYDGHTLKIVIPEMEVLIGNIIERLVLDKGYRGHNAPPDYKFRVFISGQKRRVTPKIKRELRRRSAVEPVIGHLKSEHRMGRNYLWHRQGDAANAVLAAAGYNFRRLIRWLELLLRQFLAQLTVRLQFVPS; from the coding sequence ATGAAGCCAAAGGAACGACGCGACGGCGGCCAAGCCGATCTTCTGCGCTCGCGGCTGGACGCGATCATCGACTTGAACCATGCCCTGGTAAAGCTGGCGCGGACGATCGACTGGTCGTTCCTCGAAGAGCGGTTCGGCGCGGTCTACGAGGACAAGCCGGGCCGGCCGCCGCTGCCGACACGGCTGATGGCGGGCCTGGCCATCCTCAAGCACACCTACGACCTCTCCGACGAGGTGCTATGCGAGCGCTGGGTGGAGAATCCCTATTACCAGTTCTTCTGCGGCGAGGAGTTCTTCCAGCACCGCCTGGTGTTCGACCGCTCCTCGTTGACGCGCTGGCGCCAGCGTATGGGCGAGGAGAAGCTGCAAGCCCTGCTGCAGGAGAGCCTTGCGGTCGCCACCAAGACCGAGGCGATCAAGCCGTCCGACCTCAATCGGGTCATCGTCGACACCACGGTGCAGCCCAAGAACGTGATGTTCCCAACCGATGCGCGGCTCTTGAACCGGGCCCGCGAGATCCTGGTTCGGCTAGCCAAGGGCGCCGGCATCAAGCTGCGTCAGTCCTATGGGCGAGTCGGCAAGTTTGCCCTGATCAAGCACCAGCGCTATGCCCATGCCAAGCAGTTCAAGCGCGCCAATCGGGCCTTGAGGACGCTGCGAACCTATCTCGGCCGCGTCATCCGCGACATCGCCCGCAAGCTCGACGGCAACGTCGGCTTGTTCGATGGGGTCGCGCTCGACCGCATGCTGGCGCTGGCGCGATGCGTGCTCGACCAGAAGCAGCGCCAGCGGGGCCCCAAGGTCTACTCGCTGCACGCGCCGGAGGTGGAGTGCATCGGCAAGGGCAAGGCTCACCGGCCTTACGAGTTCGGGGTCAAGGTCTCCGTCGCCACCACGCTATCGCACGCCAAAGGCGGCCAGTTCGTCACCCATGTGAAGGCGCTGCCCGGCAACCCCTATGATGGTCACACGCTCAAGATCGTGATCCCGGAAATGGAGGTGCTGATCGGCAACATCATCGAGCGCCTCGTTCTCGACAAAGGCTATCGCGGCCACAATGCGCCACCCGACTACAAGTTCAGGGTGTTCATCTCAGGCCAGAAGCGGCGGGTGACGCCAAAGATCAAACGCGAGCTGCGCCGGCGTTCCGCCGTCGAGCCGGTCATCGGCCATCTCAAATCCGAGCATCGCATGGGGCGTAACTACCTGTGGCACCGCCAGGGCGATGCCGCCAATGCCGTTCTCGCCGCAGCGGGCTACAACTTCCGGCGTCTCATCCGCTGGCTCGAGCTCTTGTTGCGCCAGTTCCTCGCCCAGCTCACGGTCCGACTTCAATTCGTCCCGAGTTGA
- a CDS encoding transposase produces MQVKVLGAERRRRWSYDEKVRLIEETLQAGETVCGVARRHGMAQSLLFTWRRQTRQGRLGGEAVPALVPVEIASTPAPAPTFGPQPSSPPAQRPRNGMIEIELGGGCRVRVDREVDAEALQRVLELLRRR; encoded by the coding sequence ATGCAGGTGAAGGTCTTGGGCGCTGAACGTCGGCGCCGATGGAGTTACGACGAGAAGGTTCGTCTGATTGAAGAGACGTTGCAGGCTGGCGAGACTGTGTGCGGCGTCGCGCGCCGACATGGAATGGCGCAGAGCCTGCTGTTCACCTGGCGTCGGCAAACGCGCCAGGGCCGCCTGGGCGGCGAGGCCGTGCCGGCTCTTGTTCCTGTCGAGATCGCCTCCACGCCGGCTCCCGCACCCACGTTCGGGCCGCAGCCGTCTTCGCCTCCTGCGCAGCGTCCAAGGAACGGAATGATCGAGATCGAGCTTGGCGGCGGCTGTCGCGTGCGCGTTGACCGGGAGGTTGACGCCGAAGCGCTGCAGCGAGTGCTTGAGCTTCTGAGGCGGCGATGA
- the tnpB gene encoding IS66 family insertion sequence element accessory protein TnpB (TnpB, as the term is used for proteins encoded by IS66 family insertion elements, is considered an accessory protein, since TnpC, encoded by a neighboring gene, is a DDE family transposase.): MIPIPSGVRVWIATGHTDMRRGMQSLALTVQESLKRDPHAGDLYIFRGRRGDLVKILWHDGLGMSLYAKRLDRGKFIWPSAVAGAVSISAAQMAYMLEGIDWRNPQLSWRPASAG, from the coding sequence ATGATCCCGATTCCGAGCGGCGTCAGGGTCTGGATCGCCACCGGTCACACGGACATGCGCCGCGGCATGCAAAGCCTGGCTCTTACGGTTCAGGAGAGCTTGAAGCGCGATCCTCATGCCGGCGATCTTTATATTTTCCGGGGCCGTCGCGGCGATCTGGTCAAGATTCTTTGGCATGATGGGTTGGGCATGTCGCTCTACGCCAAACGTCTGGACCGTGGAAAGTTCATCTGGCCCTCGGCGGTGGCCGGCGCGGTGTCGATCTCAGCGGCACAGATGGCTTATATGCTCGAAGGCATTGACTGGAGAAATCCTCAACTGAGCTGGCGGCCTGCGAGCGCGGGCTGA
- a CDS encoding transposase, giving the protein MANAMLDARQEGDSYRRVEVITGERRRRRWTSEEKARIAAESFEEGANISEVARRNGVSRGLLTVWRRQVAAALAGKAQNFVPIQIGAESDGGRVGKSECISPVQTKPVEIATPPAKVCGVVEIEVNGARIRVEPGVELATLSVVLSALRGIR; this is encoded by the coding sequence ATGGCAAATGCCATGCTTGATGCCAGGCAGGAAGGTGACTCTTATCGCCGCGTTGAGGTGATCACTGGGGAGCGCCGGCGGCGACGGTGGACGAGCGAGGAGAAGGCCCGGATCGCGGCAGAGAGCTTTGAGGAGGGGGCGAACATCTCCGAGGTGGCGCGGCGCAATGGCGTTTCTCGCGGACTGCTCACGGTGTGGCGCCGCCAGGTAGCGGCGGCGCTGGCCGGCAAAGCCCAGAACTTCGTGCCTATCCAAATTGGCGCCGAGAGCGATGGCGGGAGGGTTGGCAAGTCCGAGTGTATTTCGCCGGTACAGACGAAGCCCGTGGAGATTGCCACGCCGCCGGCCAAGGTCTGTGGAGTGGTCGAGATCGAGGTGAACGGGGCGCGCATCCGGGTCGAGCCGGGGGTGGAACTGGCGACGCTTTCGGTGGTGCTATCGGCGCTTCGAGGGATCCGGTGA
- the tnpB gene encoding IS66 family insertion sequence element accessory protein TnpB (TnpB, as the term is used for proteins encoded by IS66 family insertion elements, is considered an accessory protein, since TnpC, encoded by a neighboring gene, is a DDE family transposase.), which produces MIALRSDLKVVLAAQPVDFRKSVHTLSALVSEALRANPYCGDVFVFRSKRMDRVKLLAWDGSGMVLVTKWLHQGRFTWPPIRDGVVHLSATQLAMLLDGLEWTRVSPKPVKQPAIVG; this is translated from the coding sequence GTGATTGCTCTACGGTCAGACCTCAAGGTGGTGCTGGCGGCCCAGCCGGTCGACTTTCGTAAGTCGGTGCATACGCTGTCGGCGCTGGTGAGCGAAGCACTGCGCGCGAACCCATATTGCGGCGACGTCTTCGTGTTCCGCAGCAAGCGCATGGACAGAGTGAAGCTTCTGGCGTGGGACGGCAGCGGCATGGTGTTGGTAACGAAGTGGTTGCACCAGGGGCGTTTCACCTGGCCGCCGATCCGCGACGGCGTTGTGCATCTCAGTGCGACGCAGCTTGCGATGCTACTCGACGGGCTCGAGTGGACGCGTGTGTCGCCCAAGCCTGTGAAGCAGCCGGCCATTGTCGGCTGA